The proteins below are encoded in one region of Hordeum vulgare subsp. vulgare chromosome 3H, MorexV3_pseudomolecules_assembly, whole genome shotgun sequence:
- the LOC123445462 gene encoding glucan endo-1,3-beta-glucosidase GII gives MCAAMARKDVASMFAAALFIGAFAAVPTSVQSIGVCYGVIGNNLPSRSDVVQLYRSKGINGMRIYFADGQALSALRNSGIGLILDIGNDQLANIAASTSNAASWVQNNVRPYYPAVNIKYIAAGNEVQGGATQSILPAMRNLNAALSAAGLGAIKVSTSIRFDEVANSFPPSAGVFKNAYMTDVARLLASTGAPLLANVYPYFAYRDNPGSISLNYATFQPGTTVRDQNNGLTYTSLFDAMVDAVYAALEKAGAPAVKVVVSESGWPSAGGFAASAGNARTYNQGLINHVGGGTPKKREALETYIFAMFNENQKTGDATERSFGLFNPDKSPAYNIQF, from the exons ATGTGTGCAGCAATGGCTAGAAAAGATGTTGCCTCCATGTTTGCAGCTGCTCTCTTCATTGGAGCGTTCGCTGCTGTTCCTACGA GTGTGCAGTCCATCGGCGTGTGCTACGGCGTGATCGGCAACAACCTCCCCTCCCGGAGCGACGTGGTGCAGCTCTACAGGTCCAAGGGCATCAACGGCATGCGCATCTACTTCGCCGACGGGCAGGCCCTCTCGGCGCTCCGCAACTCCGGCATCGGCCTCATCCTCGACATCGGCAACGACCAGCTCGCCAACATCGCCGCCAGCACCTCCAACGCGGCCTCCTGGGTCCAGAACAACGTGCGGCCCTACTACCCTGCCGTGAACATCAAGTACATCGCCGCCGGCAACGAGGTGCAGGGCGGCGCCACGCAGAGCATCCTGCCGGCCATGCGCAACCTCAACGCGGCCCTCTCCGCGGCGGGGCTCGGCGCCATCAAGGTGTCCACCTCCATCCGGTTCGACGAGGTGGCCAACTCCTTCCCGCCCTCCGCCGGCGTGTTCAAGAACGCCTACATGACGGACGTGGCCCGGCTCCTGGCGAGCACCGGCGCGCCGCTGCTGGCCAACGTCTACCCCTACTTCGCGTACCGTGACAACCCCGGGAGCATCAGCCTGAACTACGCGACGTTCCAGCCGGGCACCACCGTGCGTGACCAGAACAACGGGCTGACCTACACGTCCCTGTTCGACGCGATGGTGGACGCCGTGTACGCGGCGCTGGAGAAGGCCGGCGCGCCGGCGGTGAAGGTGGTGGTGTCGGAGAGCGGGTGGCCGTCGGCGGGCGGGTTTGCGGCGTCGGCCGGCAATGCGCGGACGTACAACCAGGGGCTGATCAACCACGTCGGCGGGGGCACGCCCAAGAAGCGGGAGGCGCTGGAGACGTACATCTTCGCCATGTTCAACGAGAACCAGAAGACCGGGGACGCCACGGAGAGGAGCTTCGGGCTCTTCAACCCGGACAAGTCGCCGGCATACAACATCCAGTTCTAG
- the LOC123445464 gene encoding uncharacterized protein LOC123445464 produces MAKPNILLLVAIVAIHLTATAATLSRTAAPTATPTAYEMLGRYGFPPGILPKGVRDYELRPDGSFEVHFPDECRFRVDGKYDIHYNSRVAGNIHNETINGIEGIKVKVFIAWINIREVGRDGDELSLHAGAISKSFPVDVFSSSPKCN; encoded by the coding sequence ATGGCGAAGCCTAATATCCTCCTCCTTGTGGCCATAGTAGCCATCCATCTCACTGCCACCGCTGCCACCCTGTCCAGGACCGCTGCCCCAACAGCCACGCCGACGGCGTACGAAATGCTAGGGCGGTATGGCTTCCCACCCGGCATCCTCCCGAAGGGAGTGCGTGACTACGAGCTCCGACCGGACGGCTCCTTTGAGGTACACTTCCCTGATGAATGCAGATTTCGTGTTGACGGCAAGTACGATATCCACTACAACAGTCGGGTTGCCGGGAACATCCATAATGAAACAATCAACGGCATCGAAGGAATTAAGGTGAAGGTCTTTATTGCGTGGATAAACATACGGGAGGTCGGCCGCGATGGCGATGAGCTCAGTCTGCATGCCGGGGCAATATCCAAGTCATTCCCGGTCGATGTTTTCTCCTCTAGCCCTAAGTGTAACTGA
- the LOC123445463 gene encoding lichenase-2-like yields the protein MLHMALLLGIVFASILTRAASVGVCYGMSANNLPPATTVVGMLRDNGFNSVRLYAPDSEALAALPGTGIGVIVGAPNYVLPELAASASAAAAWVRANIAAHPDVSFRYITVGNEVAGSDTQYLVPAMENVHGALAAAGLGDAVKVTTAISQATIAVHVPPSAGEFAGESKPFLLPVLQFLERTGAPLLANLYPYFAYTYKAAGDMDVSFMLFTAPGTVVQDGEYGYQNMFDASVDAVHAAVERLGVSGVDVVVSETGWPSAGGEEASVDNARTYNQNLVSHVGKGTPRRPGKVETYVFSMFNENLKEAGVEQNWGLFYPTTDKVYPITFGR from the exons ATGCTCCACATGGCGTTGCTCCTCGGAATCGTCTTCGCCTCCATCCTTACAA GAGCTGCGTCGGTGGGCGTGTGCTACGGCATGAGCGCCAACAACCTACCGCCGGCGACCACCGTCGTCGGCATGCTACGTGACAACGGCTTCAACTCCGTTCGCCTCTACGCTCCAGACAGCGAAGCGTTGGCGGCACTCCCCGGCACCGGCATCGGCGTCATCGTCGGCGCGCCCAACTACGTGCTCCCCGAGCTGGCCGCCAGCGCGTCAGCGGCGGCCGCTTGGGTCCGCGCCAACATCGCAGCACACCCGGATGTCTCATTCCGGTACATCACCGTGGGCAACGAGGTCGCCGGCAGCGACACGCAGTACCTGGTCCCAGCGATGGAGAACGTGCATGGCGCTCTGGCCGCGGCCGGGCTGGGCGACGCCGTCAAGGTTACGACGGCGATATCGCAGGCCACCATCGCCGTCCACGTGCCGCCGTCCGCCGGCGAGTTCGCGGGCGAGTCCAAGCCGTTCCTGCTCCCCGTGCTGCAGTTCCTGGAGCGCACCGGCGCGCCGCTCCTCGCCAACCTATACCCGTACTTCGCCTACACGTACAAGGCTGCCGGCGACATGGACGTCAGCTTCATGCTGTTCACGGCGCCGGGGACGGTGGTGCAGGACGGCGAGTACGGGTACCAGAACATGTTCGACGCGAGCGTGGACGCCGTGCACGCGGCGGTGGAGCGGCTCGGTGTGAGCGGCGTGGACGTGGTGGTGTCCGAGACCGGGTGGCCGTcggcgggcggcgaggaggcgtcggTGGATAACGCGAGGACGTACAACCAGAACCTGGTGAGCCATGTCGGGAAGGGCACGCCGCGGCGGCCGGGGAAGGTGGAGACGTACGTGTTCTCCATGTTCAATGAGAACCTCAAGGAGGCCGGCGTGGAGCAGAACTGGGGGCTCTTCTACCCTACCACCGATAAGGTCTACCCCATCACCTTCGGCAGGTGA